The nucleotide sequence AAGAACAGGGGTGGTTTCCTTTATAAAGAGCCTATCAAATGAAGTTGCTCCTTACAATATAACTGCAAACTGTGTTGCTCCTGGATACACCATGACAGATAGAGTCAGAAAGCTCATGGAGGATAAGGCAAAAAGGGAGAATATATCCGTTGATGAAGCTCTTAAAACCATAACAAAGGACATTCCCATGGGAAGGATCGGTGATCCAAGCGAATTTGCAGATGTGGTGACATTCCTTCTCTCTGAGAGGGCAAGTTATATAACAGGTGCAACTATTCAAATTGATGGAGGATACTATAGAGGACTTATGTAAAAGGAGGAGAGATGAAAGAAAATTTTAAGGTTCCAGAGAAACAACCAGTAACAAAGTTAGATATGTTAAGGGCTCAACTTTTCACCGTTGGTATATCTGTTGTTGGAACGGTTCTTTTTGTGGTATGGGGAGGATTTAACATAGCTTCAAATTTTAAGGTAGGGATAACGAGAATAGGAGTGGGAATTGCCTTTGCAGGCTTTGCAATATATACACTAATCGGAATATACAAATTTGTAAAGAAAGAGTTTGTTGAGATCAAAAAGAGCAAAACAAAGAGAAAGAGTTAGTTTACTCAAGAAAATCTTTAGTAAACTTTGAAATATCCTTTGTTCTTCCAACAAAAACTATTATATCTCCTGCCTGAAACCTCTCCTCAGAGGACGGAGCAATTATAATATCTCCATTCCTTCTTATGGCAAGAATTATAACTTTATATTTCCGACCCAAATCTAAATCTCTTATCGTTTTTCCAACAAATCTCTGCGGTATTATCGCTTCCTCAAGGTCATATTCAGGAGATATCTCTATATAGTCAATTAAAGAGGTGGATGTTAACTGTATCGCAAGGGTCTCTCCTCTCTCCTTCTCTGGAAACACCACAAGATCTGCTCCAATCTTCTCCAGTATCCTTCCATGAAGTTCATCCACTGCTTTTGAAACCACATACTTAATCCCAAAATCTTTAACTAACATAGTTGCAAGGATACTCTGTTCCTTATTGTCTCCAATTGCAATAATTACAGTATCACAGTTTTTAATACCTGCATCCTCAAGGGCTTGAGGATCTGAAGCATCTGCCTGAACAACATGGGTTAGCCTATCTTTTACCTTTTCGATTATCTCCCTGTTATTGTCAATTCCAAGAACAGGAAAACCCCTCTTTTCAATGTTGATGGCTACGGATAAACCAAATCTTCCAAGTCCTATAACACCAAATGTTTTCTTCATCACTCTTATCCTACCATTATTTTCTCCTCAGGTAAAGATATTCTCTTGAGTTTCTTGGTTGTTATTATGGTTAGTATGGTTAATATTCCCACCCTTCCCGCAAACATTGTAGACATTATAGTGAGCTTTCCAATGGGAGATAGAAGAGGGGTTATACCAGTGGATAAACCAACAGTTCCAAAAGCAGAGAATACCTCAAAGAGAATCTTTGAAAGATCAAAAACCTCTGTAATTGAAAGTACAAGTGTTGAAAAACCTACAAGAACAATTGAGGCGAAGAATATTATAAACGCCTTTCTTACAAAACTTCTCTCAATGGTTCTCTCCTCTATAATGGTTTCATTACTTCCCTTGATAGTCTGGAAGAGAGTTTCAAACAAAACTACTATTGTGGTTGTTTTTATTCCTCCGCCAGTACCCCCTGGTGAAGCTCCTATAAACATGAAAGAGGCAAGAAACATAAGAGTTGGAAGCCTTAGTTTTCCTGTAGTTATCGTTGAGAAACCTGCAGTTCTTGGAGTGATGGATTGGAAGAAAGATGAAAGTATTTTCTCCTTCATTGGTAGAGATTTAAGGGTGAATGGATTCTTTGACTCAAAGAGGAAAAACAAGAAAGCTCCAAGAACAATAAGGAAAATTGTGGTTTTAAACACAACCCTTGCATGAAGTGAAAATTTCCTTCTGTTTGGATAATCAATAATTTCACTTATAACTGGAAAGCCTATTCCTCCAAAAACAATTAGGAGCATGACAGTTAAATTTAATGTGATATTTCCAGTAAACTGGGTAAAACTTCTAAAACCTCCAATCAAATCAAATCCGGCATTGCAAAAGGCTGATACAGAATGAAAAATTCCAAACCAGATTCCTTTAATAATGCCATATTTATGATAGAAAACTGTGAATAGAGAAATGGCTCCAAGACCCTCAAAAATTAACACTGTGAAGAAAATTCTTCTTGCAAGTTTTATAATTCCACTAACAGAGAAATAGTTTAGAGATTCTTTAAGGGCAAGCCTATCCAAGAGAGGAATCCTTCTTCCAAGAAGTAGGGCAAGAAATGTGAACATGGTCATATAGCCAAGTCCACCTACCTGAATGAGAAAGAGTATAACTATCTGTCCAAATATAGAATAATAAGTTCCAGTATCTTTAACCACAAGACCTGTAACACATGTAGCTGATGTTGCTGTAAAGTATGCATCAAGTGGATTTGTCCATCTATGAGATGAAGATGAGAAGGGAAAGATGAGGAGAGTTCCACCAATAAGTATGGTTAAAAGAAAGGTGAAGACGATAAACTTTACTGGTTCTTTCTTAAGAGACTCAAGAAACTGCATTTTTCTCTGTCTTTTTCCTTATAAATATAAGAGAAAACATGTTTATTATAATAAAGATAATTGAAATTGTAAGAGAAAGTATATCGTTTATTGCCAGATACCTTATAAGTAAATAGACAAAAGCGGCAAGGGAGATTGCATTTAGCACTTTCCCGATCACGAAGAAAATATCCTCTTTAAACAATAGGGAAATAAGAGAAAGCATAATTGCCCCTAACATGAGATTGGAGGTTGTATTTAAAAGGAAAAACTTGTTCCACATATTCTCAATTCCTCCAAAACTTTCTTTTGGTAAGAAGAAGGTGATAAACGGAATTAAGATTATTAGGAGCATAATAAATTTCCCTTTCCTTCCGCTTGTCTCTTCATAGAACCTTCCAGAGAGTTTCACCGCATAAACCATGAAGGAGAACATAGCTATTATCATGGTAAATAGAACTATTGTTTCTCCAAACTCCTTTGAGAATCCAGCAAAATGAATAAACCTTGCCATTCCATCCTGAAAGATCTGGAGAGCATTCTTTCCTTTCAAAAACGCATCTGTCCTTGCATATATTATTGCAGGAAACGAAGAAACAAGGGCAAGAAGTGATAGGAAACTGATGGGAAGTAAGCTTGCTTTGGATGTATCCCTTTCTCCAACTGTCGCCTTTCCTGTAAAAAGTATGGAAAAAAGGGAATCAAAACCAGAGAAGATACCAAATGTGAGAACACCAAAGATCATGGGTATGAGTATTCCTCCATTCTGGGATGAGAATGAGAAGGCGTGTCTTTGAATCCTAACTCCAATAAATGGACCAAATACTCCTCCTATTATGAGAAAGTAATATAGATAGGATGAAAGATAAGAGAATGGACGGGAGAGAGTATCTTCACTTAAGAAGGCAAACAAAATAAGCATTAATGTTATTATTATTCCCCATGTAAATTTCTCTGTTATTACCACAAATGGTAGTTTAAGGGGAAAAATTTTTCCTATCCATATGATGTAAAAGACAAACACAAGGAAGAAAACTGTCATGGGAATAATATCCTTTTTCATCCCTTTTATCACAAAGGAGAATAAAAAGGAAAGAACAACAAACAACAAAAAAGTAGTGGATAAATTGGGATTCTTTACGAGTAGATCAGATATGTATTGAATAAAAGAGACCACAAGAAGAAGTGAAAATACAAACAAACCTATTGTTAAAACATTTTTAAAGTTCTTTCTCTCTTTAAAGAGAGCATCAATGTTGAATCTCTTTGGAAGAAGCGTTGACATAAAGCTTAATGGATAACCAAACAGTACCATGCCAATTAATATATATAAAACTAATGGCACCCATCCCCACTCCATGGCGATTATTGGAGCAAGGAAAAGGTATAGTCCCCCTGTGGCACCAATTTTTTCCCCAAACGGCACAAGAGAGAATCCCCCCTCTTTTTTTATCTTAAATTTCTTTTCAAAGAAGCTTTTGGAGAGAAAGTATAAGGCTATAACAACAACTAATGAAAAAAGCGATAAATAGTATAGTTTCATCTCCCTTCTCCTTTCTTAAGATTTTTATAGGTCTTCACATGTTAAAATTTTATAACCCCTTAACTTAATCTGTCAAGTTAAAAATGGCTCTATGTCAATAAGTGTGGTAGAAGATGAATAGGTACTATCCCCAAGAATACCTTATTTATATAGGTATTAACATCCCTTAATCCAAAACTTATCCTCTTTATTAGTTTTGATAGAGTGTTGTATCCTTCAACAATGGAGGTGGAGGAGAAGTTAAAGAAGTGATTTATTATCTCCTCTCTCCATCTCTTAAGGGTTTTAGACCACCTCCTTATCTCAGGATCATCACTTACTTCCATATCTCTTATAAGGTTATTGATGTATTCCCTTATCACCTCTATATCCTCATGTTTCATGTAATTGAACATATACCTTAATCTCTCCTTAACCTCATAGAATTCTTTAAGGGAAGGATAGAGATTAAAGTAGTAATCTAACTTATTCCTCTCCTTATCTGTTAGTTTCTCCCTTCCCTTTAGGAATAGAATCTTTGGTATCTTTATCCTCTTTCCTTTATAGTAAAGATGAGTTGATTGTATCAGTTTTCTCTCTTCATCTATCCTTCTATTTGCATCTCTTATCACATGAAATGGATCAACAACTATCCTTACATTACTTCCAAGGGATTCTCTTATTCCCCTTCTAAATGATTCTCTCATATCTATGGATACCTCCTTTATCCTCTTCTTTACATGTAAAGGTATAGAGTTAAAGAATCTTACTATCTCCTCCTTCCTATCTGAGGGAAGTATTGTAATAGGGGTATGGGAGTTTAATTCAACAACAAGGACAACCTTTATTTTCTTTCCCCTCATGGAGTGTTCATCTATACCAATCCTTATATCTCTCATTCCATCAAAGTATTCCCATGGGATACTATTCCTCATGAACCTATCTATGTATCTCTTCAGTGTTCTTGTATGAACTCCTATGAAGGAGGATACCTCTCTGAAACTTCCCCTCCTTAGATTGTATATGGATGTAAGAAGGAGATTATCACTTATCCTCATCCATGGATGTATACCCTCTGGATAGTATGAGAAGGTCTTATTACATTCCTTACATCTAAATCTTATCCTTGGTAATCTAAGGTATATCCTTCTTCCATCTGGAAGGATAAGATGTAGAATAAGTCTCTTTTTCTTCTTTCTCTCATGGATACTTATATTACAACTACCACATACTGGACACTTAACATCTCTTCTTATCCTCTTCATGTTGAAATCAACATCAATAACTAATCCCATCTTTCCCCTTACCTCTTCCTCTTTTATACCAATAAGGTTATAATTATTACTGAGATTTAGTAGGTTTAGAATTAATTCTTTTTTCATGGTAGGGTACCTCCTTTCTTCTATATCTAATCCTTAGTATAAGAGGGGGTACCTTACTTCCACCACACTTTTTATTTTAGAGCCATCCCTTACTTGACAAGAGGGAAGATTTCCAT is from Caldisericia bacterium and encodes:
- a CDS encoding Trk family potassium uptake protein, with the protein product MQFLESLKKEPVKFIVFTFLLTILIGGTLLIFPFSSSSHRWTNPLDAYFTATSATCVTGLVVKDTGTYYSIFGQIVILFLIQVGGLGYMTMFTFLALLLGRRIPLLDRLALKESLNYFSVSGIIKLARRIFFTVLIFEGLGAISLFTVFYHKYGIIKGIWFGIFHSVSAFCNAGFDLIGGFRSFTQFTGNITLNLTVMLLIVFGGIGFPVISEIIDYPNRRKFSLHARVVFKTTIFLIVLGAFLFFLFESKNPFTLKSLPMKEKILSSFFQSITPRTAGFSTITTGKLRLPTLMFLASFMFIGASPGGTGGGIKTTTIVVLFETLFQTIKGSNETIIEERTIERSFVRKAFIIFFASIVLVGFSTLVLSITEVFDLSKILFEVFSAFGTVGLSTGITPLLSPIGKLTIMSTMFAGRVGILTILTIITTKKLKRISLPEEKIMVG
- a CDS encoding TrkA family potassium uptake protein, with amino-acid sequence MKKTFGVIGLGRFGLSVAINIEKRGFPVLGIDNNREIIEKVKDRLTHVVQADASDPQALEDAGIKNCDTVIIAIGDNKEQSILATMLVKDFGIKYVVSKAVDELHGRILEKIGADLVVFPEKERGETLAIQLTSTSLIDYIEISPEYDLEEAIIPQRFVGKTIRDLDLGRKYKVIILAIRRNGDIIIAPSSEERFQAGDIIVFVGRTKDISKFTKDFLE
- a CDS encoding ISL3 family transposase; the protein is MKKELILNLLNLSNNYNLIGIKEEEVRGKMGLVIDVDFNMKRIRRDVKCPVCGSCNISIHERKKKKRLILHLILPDGRRIYLRLPRIRFRCKECNKTFSYYPEGIHPWMRISDNLLLTSIYNLRRGSFREVSSFIGVHTRTLKRYIDRFMRNSIPWEYFDGMRDIRIGIDEHSMRGKKIKVVLVVELNSHTPITILPSDRKEEIVRFFNSIPLHVKKRIKEVSIDMRESFRRGIRESLGSNVRIVVDPFHVIRDANRRIDEERKLIQSTHLYYKGKRIKIPKILFLKGREKLTDKERNKLDYYFNLYPSLKEFYEVKERLRYMFNYMKHEDIEVIREYINNLIRDMEVSDDPEIRRWSKTLKRWREEIINHFFNFSSTSIVEGYNTLSKLIKRISFGLRDVNTYINKVFLGIVPIHLLPHLLT